In the Pungitius pungitius chromosome 5, fPunPun2.1, whole genome shotgun sequence genome, one interval contains:
- the ptch1 gene encoding protein patched homolog 1 isoform X1, translating into MASAANVPSEQENRDPDRPRITRRTRGDFTRNAPLDLEYLQRPSYCDAGFALEQITQGKATGRKAPLWLRAKFQRLLFRLGCYIQKNCGKFLVVGLMIFGAFAVGLRAANLETDVEKLWVEVGGRVNRELTYTRQNIGEEAMFNPQLMIQTPREDGANVLTVDALLQHLESALRASRVHVYLYNRQWKLENLCYKSGELVTETPIMDQMIEKLHPCLIITPLDCFWEGAKLQSGMVYLPGKGPLQWTNLDPTEVLEEMPGENQSFEEMLEKAGIGHGYMDRPCLNPADPDCPLTAPNKNSTKPFDVARALSGGCHGLSRKYMHWQEELIVGGTTKNGSGPLLSAQALQTMFQLMTPKQMFEHFRGYEEVSHINWNEEKAAAILEAWQRRYSEAVLQSVAANSSQKVLSFTSTTLEDILKSFSDISIIRVASGYLLMLAYACLTMLRWDCAKSQGAVGLAGVLLVTLSVAAGLGLCSLLGISFNAATTQVLPFLALGVGVDDVFLLAHAFSETGQNKRIPFEDRTGECLKRTGASVALTSISNVTAFFMAALIPIPALRAFSLQAAVVVVFNFAMVLLIFPAILSMDLYRREDRRFDIFCCFYSPCANRVIQIEPHAYLDGAEGSRYSPPPSYCTPPPSYCTPPPSYSSPPPSYSSHGFAQQTQITMQSTVQLRTEYDPRTQAFYTTAEPRSQISVQPMNTAPMRSNPGNDYYSSGNNNNNNNSGGSRGNGGSRGSATFSHHHPAPPAAAAATLSASSAGQGDPSPSTGQGPENNSSTRDLLSQRGEGSMGLPCLHPPCSRWTLSSFAERHYAPFLLQPTTKVVVIVLFFCLLVVSLYGTTQVRDGLELTDIVPRETSEYDFIGAQFKFFSFYNMYVVTQRADYAQKQPLLHQLHQRFHTIRYVLKEDNGQLPRMWLHYFREWLQGLQQAFDRDWEAGRITSNSYRNGSDDGVLAYKLLVQTGRREKPINFNLLTRQRLVDADGIINPGPFYIYLTAWVSNDPMAYAASQANIRPHPPEWLHDRTDSMPETRLSIPAAEPIEYAQFPFYLNGLRETPQFVEAIESVRAICSNYSRQSLPSYPNGYPFLFWEQYVSLRHWLLLSISVVLACTFLVCALFLLNPWTAGIIVLVLSLMTVELFGFMGLMGIKLSAVPVVILIASVGIGVEFTVHVALAFLTAIGDRHKRAVLALEHMFAPVLDGAFSTLLGVLMLAGSEFDFIVRYFFAVLAILTVLGVLNGLVLLPVLLSYFGPYPEVSPVDGGSRLQTPSPETPPHVVHFSVRPHRTPAATTTTTTTASGAASDLSDSEYSSNTTVSGISQEMQNYSLPSHRGQPRTDEQQYHLQASRGRGVRTEEERRAGSGHRRSARPPEPAAYTVSSSSQGCDSGPQPRTTHRNSSRDPKSQLHWQAPPPARPRTDAFETATEAGGHRGSHSHRERSAGHRARSSHNPQPNHHLPRHHHHHPPNPAPYCQPITTVTASASVTVAVHPAPLSSHGPPASSHPGYAATDSHCPSGTECPEPASPDPHVPLDTHGGARGVNAEAMELQDWEFEADDSDSGRRAS; encoded by the exons TTGGCGGACGCGTGAACCGGGAACTGACATACACGCGGCAGAATATAGGCGAGGAGGCCATGTTCAACCCTCAGCTGATGATCCAGACGCCGCGGGAGGACGGAGCCAATGTTTTAACGGTGGATGCGCTCCTGCAGCATCTGGAGTCAGCTCTGCGAGCCAGCAGAGTCCACGTTTACCTTTATAACAG ACAATGGAAATTAGAAAACCTATGCTACAAATCAGGAGAACTAGTCACAGAAACTCCTATAATGGATCAG ATGATAGAAAAGCTTCATCCCTGCCTCATCATCACCCCTTTGGACTGTTTCTGGGAGGGAGCCAAGCTCCAGTCTGGAATGGTCTATCTCCC AGGTAAGGGCCCTTTGCAATGGACCAACTTGGACCCCACAGAGGTCCTTGAAGAAATGCCAGGGGAAAATCAAAGTTTTGAGGAGATGTTGGAAAAGGCCGGTATTGGACACGGCTACATGGATAGACCCTGCCTGAACCCTGCTGACCCCGACTGCCCCCTGACGGCGCCCAATAAAAACTCCACGAAG CCATTTGACGTGGCGCGGGCCCTGAGCGGCGGCTGCCACGGTCTGTCCAGGAAGTACATGCACTGGCAGGAGGAGCTGATCGTGGGAGGGACCACCAAGAACGGCAGCGGACCCCTGCTCAG TGCCCAAGCCTTACAGACCATGTTCCAGCTGATGACGCCCAAGCAGATGTTTGAGCACTTTCGGGGCTACGAGGAGGTTTCCCACATCAACTGGAATGAAGAAAAGGCTGCAGCTATACTAGAAGCCTGGCAGAGGAGATACTCTGag GCGGTGCTGCAGAGCGTGGCAGCAAACTCATCTCAGAAGGTCTTGTCGTTCACCAGCACCACACTGGAAGACATCCTCAAATCCTTCTCCGACATCAGTATCATCCGTGTAGCCAGTGGATACCTGCTGATG CTGGCCTATGCGTGTCTGACCATGCTGCGGTGGGACTGTGCCAAGTCTCAGGGGGCTGTAGGGTTGGCGGGTGTCCTGCTGGTGACACTGTCTGTTGCAGCCGGCCTGGGCCTCTGCTCTCTCCTGGGCATCTCGTTCAATGCTGCCACCACGCAG GTGCTGCCCTTCTTGGCTCTGGGTGTTGGAGTGGATGATGTCTTCCTCCTCGCTCATGCCTTCAGTGAGACCGGACAGAACAAGCGGATCCCGTTTGAG GACCGTACGGGGGAGTGCCTGAAGAGGACCGGGGCCAGCGTGGCTCTCACCTCCATCAGTAACGTCACCGCTTTTTTCATGGCGGCCCTCATTCCCATCCCGGCACTCAGAGCCTTTTCTCTACAG GCCGCTGTGGTAGTGGTGTTCAACTTTGCCATGGTGCTGCTCATCTTCCCCGCCATCCTCAGCATGGACCTCTACCGACGCGAAGACAGGCGCTTCGACATTTTCTGCTGCTTCTACAG CCCATGTGCCAATCGTGTGATCCAGATCGAGCCCCATGCGTACCTGGACGGGGCGGAAGGGAGTCGCTACAGCCCTCCTCCGTCCTACTGCACACCTCCACCCTCGTATTGCACGCCTCCCCCGAGCTACagcagcccccctccctcctacaGCAGCCACGGCTTCGCCCAGCAGACCCAGATCACCATGCAGTCCACGGTGCAGCTCAGGACGGAGTACGACCCGCGGACTCAGGCCTTCTACACCACGGCCGAGCCGAGATCTCAGATCTCTGTGCAGCCCATGAACACGGCTCCGATGAGGAGCAACCCCGGCAACGACTATTACAGcagcggcaacaacaacaacaacaacaacagcggcggcagcagggGTAACGGGGGATCTCGAGGTTCTGCCACCTTCTCCCATCATcaccctgctcctcctgctgctgctgccgcgaCTTTGAGCGCCAGCTCGGCCGGTCAGGGTGATCCTTCCCCATCGACGGGCCAGGGCCCGGAGAACAACAGCTCCACGCGGGACCTGCTGTCCCAGCGCGGCGAGGGCTCAATGGGCCTGCCGTGCCTCCACCCTCCCTGTTCCCGCTGGACCTTGTCCTCTTTTGCGGAGAGGCACTACGCGCCGTTCCTTCTGCAGCCTACCACCAAG GTGGTGGTGATTGTGCTGTTCTTCTGCCTGCTGGTAGTCAGTCTCTACGGGACCACCCAGGTGAGGGATGGCCTGGAGTTGACGGACATTGTGCCCAGAGAGACCAGCGAGTATGACTTCATCGGTGCCCAGTTCAAGTTCTTCTCCTTCTACAACATGTACGTGGTGACACAGCGGGCCGATTACGCCCAGAAACAGCCTCTGCTGCACCAGCTCCACCAGAGGTTCCACACCATTCGCTACGTGCTGAAGGAGGACAACGGGCAGCTGCCCCGTATGTGGCTTCACTACTTCAGGGAATGGCTGCAAG GCCTCCAGCAGGCGTTTGACAGGGACTGGGAGGCCGGCCGCATCACCTCCAACAGCTACAGGAACGGCTCCGATGATGGCGTTCTGGCATACAAGCTGTTAGTGCAAACTGGACGCAGGGAGAAGCCCATCAACTTCAACCTG CTGACTCGTCAGAGGCTCGTGGATGCCGATGGGATCATCAATCCTGGGCCTTTCTACATCTACCTGACCGCCTGGGTCAGCAATGATCCTATGGCATACGCTGCCTCGCAGGCCAACATTCGCCCGCATCCCCCCGAGTGGCTCCACGACCGCACCGACTCCATGCCCGAGACACGTCTCAGCA TCCCGGCCGCTGAGCCCATCGAATACGCACAGTTCCCCTTCTACCTCAACGGGCTCCGGGAAACGCCTCAGTTTGTGGAGGCCATCGAGAGCGTGCGCGCCATCTGCAGCAACTACAGCCGACAAAGCCTCCCCTCCTATCCCAACGGCTACCCTTTCCTGTTCTGGGAACAGTACGTCAGCCTGCGCCACTGGCTCCTGCTGTCCATCAGCGTCGTGCTCGCCTGCACCTTTCTGGTCTGCGCCCTTTTCCTGCTCAACCCGTGGACCGCCGGCATCATA GTGTTGGTTCTTTCTCTCATGACTGTGGAGCTGTTTGGCTTCATGGGGCTGATGGGAATCAAGCTGAGTGCTGTTCCTGTGGTCATTCTCATCGCCTCTGTGGGCATCGGAGTAGAATTCACCGTCCATGTCGCTCTG GCGTTCCTGACAGCCATAGGGGATCGCCACAAGCGAGCCGTGCTGGCGTTGGAGCACATGTTTGCCCCCGTGCTCGATGGAGCCTTCTCCACCCTGTTGGGTGTCCTGATGCTCGCTGGCTCTGAGTTCGACTTTATTGTCAG GTATTTCTTCGCAGTGTTGGCCATTCTAACTGTTCTCGGAGTGCTGAATGGACTGGTCCTTCTTCCAGTATTACTGTCATACTTTGGGCCCTATCCAGAG GTGTCTCCAGTCGATGGTGGTAGCCGGTTACAAACTCCATCCCCAGAGACCCCTCCTCACGTGGTCCACTTCTCAGTCCGCCCTCACCGCACCCCCgcggccaccaccaccaccaccaccaccgcctcTGGTGCAGCTTCGGACCTGTCGGACTCGGAGTACAGCTCTAACACCACGGTGTCCGGCATCAGCCAGGAGATGCAGAACTACAGCCTGCCGTCGCACAGAGGACAGCCCCGAACGGACGAGCAACAGTACCACCTCCAGGCCAGCAGGGGCCGAGGGGTCAGGacagaagaggaaaggagagcgGGGTCCGGGCACAGGCGCTCGGCCAGACCGCCTGAGCCTGCTGCCTATACTGTGTCTTCG TCCTCTCAGGGTTGTGATTCTGGGCCCCAGCCCAGGACCACTCACCGCAACAGCAGCAGGGATCCCAAGAGCCAGCTGCATTGGCAGGCCCCGCCCCCAGCCCGCCCGCGCACGGACGCTTTTGAGACTGCTACTGAGGCTGGGGGCCACCGCGGCTCACACAGCCATAGAGAACGCTCAGCAGGCCACAGAGCCCGCTCGTCCCACAACCCACAGCCCAATCATCACCTCccgcgccaccaccaccaccacccccccaaccccgccCCGTATTGCCAACCTATCACCACGGTAACGGCGTCGGCCTCCGTCACTGTCGCTGTCCACCCGGCCCCGTTGTCCAGCCATGGGCCTCCCGCTTCTTCTCACCCGGGATACGCTGCAACAGACAGTCACTGCCCGTCAGGGACGGAGTGCCCCGAGCCGGCCTCCCCGGACCCACATGTGCCCCTGGACACCCACGGAGGGGCCAGAGGGGTCAACGCGGAGGCCATGGAGCTTCAGGACTGGGAGTTTGAGGCAGACGACAGCGACAGTGGCAGACGGGCGAGCTGA
- the ptch1 gene encoding protein patched homolog 1 isoform X2, with protein MASAANVPSEQENRDPDRPRITRRTRGDFTRNAPLDLEYLQRPSYCDAGFALEQITQGKATGRKAPLWLRAKFQRLLFRLGCYIQKNCGKFLVVGLMIFGAFAVGLRAANLETDVEKLWVEVGGRVNRELTYTRQNIGEEAMFNPQLMIQTPREDGANVLTVDALLQHLESALRASRVHVYLYNRQWKLENLCYKSGELVTETPIMDQMIEKLHPCLIITPLDCFWEGAKLQSGMVYLPGKGPLQWTNLDPTEVLEEMPGENQSFEEMLEKAGIGHGYMDRPCLNPADPDCPLTAPNKNSTKPFDVARALSGGCHGLSRKYMHWQEELIVGGTTKNGSGPLLSAQALQTMFQLMTPKQMFEHFRGYEEVSHINWNEEKAAAILEAWQRRYSEAVLQSVAANSSQKVLSFTSTTLEDILKSFSDISIIRVASGYLLMLAYACLTMLRWDCAKSQGAVGLAGVLLVTLSVAAGLGLCSLLGISFNAATTQVLPFLALGVGVDDVFLLAHAFSETGQNKRIPFEDRTGECLKRTGASVALTSISNVTAFFMAALIPIPALRAFSLQAAVVVVFNFAMVLLIFPAILSMDLYRREDRRFDIFCCFYSPCANRVIQIEPHAYLDGAEGSRYSPPPSYCTPPPSYCTPPPSYSSPPPSYSSHGFAQQTQITMQSTVQLRTEYDPRTQAFYTTAEPRSQISVQPMNTAPMRSNPGNDYYSSGNNNNNNNSGGSRGNGGSRGSATFSHHHPAPPAAAAATLSASSAGQGDPSPSTGQGPENNSSTRDLLSQRGEGSMGLPCLHPPCSRWTLSSFAERHYAPFLLQPTTKVVVIVLFFCLLVVSLYGTTQRADYAQKQPLLHQLHQRFHTIRYVLKEDNGQLPRMWLHYFREWLQGLQQAFDRDWEAGRITSNSYRNGSDDGVLAYKLLVQTGRREKPINFNLLTRQRLVDADGIINPGPFYIYLTAWVSNDPMAYAASQANIRPHPPEWLHDRTDSMPETRLSIPAAEPIEYAQFPFYLNGLRETPQFVEAIESVRAICSNYSRQSLPSYPNGYPFLFWEQYVSLRHWLLLSISVVLACTFLVCALFLLNPWTAGIIVLVLSLMTVELFGFMGLMGIKLSAVPVVILIASVGIGVEFTVHVALAFLTAIGDRHKRAVLALEHMFAPVLDGAFSTLLGVLMLAGSEFDFIVRYFFAVLAILTVLGVLNGLVLLPVLLSYFGPYPEVSPVDGGSRLQTPSPETPPHVVHFSVRPHRTPAATTTTTTTASGAASDLSDSEYSSNTTVSGISQEMQNYSLPSHRGQPRTDEQQYHLQASRGRGVRTEEERRAGSGHRRSARPPEPAAYTVSSSSQGCDSGPQPRTTHRNSSRDPKSQLHWQAPPPARPRTDAFETATEAGGHRGSHSHRERSAGHRARSSHNPQPNHHLPRHHHHHPPNPAPYCQPITTVTASASVTVAVHPAPLSSHGPPASSHPGYAATDSHCPSGTECPEPASPDPHVPLDTHGGARGVNAEAMELQDWEFEADDSDSGRRAS; from the exons TTGGCGGACGCGTGAACCGGGAACTGACATACACGCGGCAGAATATAGGCGAGGAGGCCATGTTCAACCCTCAGCTGATGATCCAGACGCCGCGGGAGGACGGAGCCAATGTTTTAACGGTGGATGCGCTCCTGCAGCATCTGGAGTCAGCTCTGCGAGCCAGCAGAGTCCACGTTTACCTTTATAACAG ACAATGGAAATTAGAAAACCTATGCTACAAATCAGGAGAACTAGTCACAGAAACTCCTATAATGGATCAG ATGATAGAAAAGCTTCATCCCTGCCTCATCATCACCCCTTTGGACTGTTTCTGGGAGGGAGCCAAGCTCCAGTCTGGAATGGTCTATCTCCC AGGTAAGGGCCCTTTGCAATGGACCAACTTGGACCCCACAGAGGTCCTTGAAGAAATGCCAGGGGAAAATCAAAGTTTTGAGGAGATGTTGGAAAAGGCCGGTATTGGACACGGCTACATGGATAGACCCTGCCTGAACCCTGCTGACCCCGACTGCCCCCTGACGGCGCCCAATAAAAACTCCACGAAG CCATTTGACGTGGCGCGGGCCCTGAGCGGCGGCTGCCACGGTCTGTCCAGGAAGTACATGCACTGGCAGGAGGAGCTGATCGTGGGAGGGACCACCAAGAACGGCAGCGGACCCCTGCTCAG TGCCCAAGCCTTACAGACCATGTTCCAGCTGATGACGCCCAAGCAGATGTTTGAGCACTTTCGGGGCTACGAGGAGGTTTCCCACATCAACTGGAATGAAGAAAAGGCTGCAGCTATACTAGAAGCCTGGCAGAGGAGATACTCTGag GCGGTGCTGCAGAGCGTGGCAGCAAACTCATCTCAGAAGGTCTTGTCGTTCACCAGCACCACACTGGAAGACATCCTCAAATCCTTCTCCGACATCAGTATCATCCGTGTAGCCAGTGGATACCTGCTGATG CTGGCCTATGCGTGTCTGACCATGCTGCGGTGGGACTGTGCCAAGTCTCAGGGGGCTGTAGGGTTGGCGGGTGTCCTGCTGGTGACACTGTCTGTTGCAGCCGGCCTGGGCCTCTGCTCTCTCCTGGGCATCTCGTTCAATGCTGCCACCACGCAG GTGCTGCCCTTCTTGGCTCTGGGTGTTGGAGTGGATGATGTCTTCCTCCTCGCTCATGCCTTCAGTGAGACCGGACAGAACAAGCGGATCCCGTTTGAG GACCGTACGGGGGAGTGCCTGAAGAGGACCGGGGCCAGCGTGGCTCTCACCTCCATCAGTAACGTCACCGCTTTTTTCATGGCGGCCCTCATTCCCATCCCGGCACTCAGAGCCTTTTCTCTACAG GCCGCTGTGGTAGTGGTGTTCAACTTTGCCATGGTGCTGCTCATCTTCCCCGCCATCCTCAGCATGGACCTCTACCGACGCGAAGACAGGCGCTTCGACATTTTCTGCTGCTTCTACAG CCCATGTGCCAATCGTGTGATCCAGATCGAGCCCCATGCGTACCTGGACGGGGCGGAAGGGAGTCGCTACAGCCCTCCTCCGTCCTACTGCACACCTCCACCCTCGTATTGCACGCCTCCCCCGAGCTACagcagcccccctccctcctacaGCAGCCACGGCTTCGCCCAGCAGACCCAGATCACCATGCAGTCCACGGTGCAGCTCAGGACGGAGTACGACCCGCGGACTCAGGCCTTCTACACCACGGCCGAGCCGAGATCTCAGATCTCTGTGCAGCCCATGAACACGGCTCCGATGAGGAGCAACCCCGGCAACGACTATTACAGcagcggcaacaacaacaacaacaacaacagcggcggcagcagggGTAACGGGGGATCTCGAGGTTCTGCCACCTTCTCCCATCATcaccctgctcctcctgctgctgctgccgcgaCTTTGAGCGCCAGCTCGGCCGGTCAGGGTGATCCTTCCCCATCGACGGGCCAGGGCCCGGAGAACAACAGCTCCACGCGGGACCTGCTGTCCCAGCGCGGCGAGGGCTCAATGGGCCTGCCGTGCCTCCACCCTCCCTGTTCCCGCTGGACCTTGTCCTCTTTTGCGGAGAGGCACTACGCGCCGTTCCTTCTGCAGCCTACCACCAAG GTGGTGGTGATTGTGCTGTTCTTCTGCCTGCTGGTAGTCAGTCTCTACGGGACCACCCAG CGGGCCGATTACGCCCAGAAACAGCCTCTGCTGCACCAGCTCCACCAGAGGTTCCACACCATTCGCTACGTGCTGAAGGAGGACAACGGGCAGCTGCCCCGTATGTGGCTTCACTACTTCAGGGAATGGCTGCAAG GCCTCCAGCAGGCGTTTGACAGGGACTGGGAGGCCGGCCGCATCACCTCCAACAGCTACAGGAACGGCTCCGATGATGGCGTTCTGGCATACAAGCTGTTAGTGCAAACTGGACGCAGGGAGAAGCCCATCAACTTCAACCTG CTGACTCGTCAGAGGCTCGTGGATGCCGATGGGATCATCAATCCTGGGCCTTTCTACATCTACCTGACCGCCTGGGTCAGCAATGATCCTATGGCATACGCTGCCTCGCAGGCCAACATTCGCCCGCATCCCCCCGAGTGGCTCCACGACCGCACCGACTCCATGCCCGAGACACGTCTCAGCA TCCCGGCCGCTGAGCCCATCGAATACGCACAGTTCCCCTTCTACCTCAACGGGCTCCGGGAAACGCCTCAGTTTGTGGAGGCCATCGAGAGCGTGCGCGCCATCTGCAGCAACTACAGCCGACAAAGCCTCCCCTCCTATCCCAACGGCTACCCTTTCCTGTTCTGGGAACAGTACGTCAGCCTGCGCCACTGGCTCCTGCTGTCCATCAGCGTCGTGCTCGCCTGCACCTTTCTGGTCTGCGCCCTTTTCCTGCTCAACCCGTGGACCGCCGGCATCATA GTGTTGGTTCTTTCTCTCATGACTGTGGAGCTGTTTGGCTTCATGGGGCTGATGGGAATCAAGCTGAGTGCTGTTCCTGTGGTCATTCTCATCGCCTCTGTGGGCATCGGAGTAGAATTCACCGTCCATGTCGCTCTG GCGTTCCTGACAGCCATAGGGGATCGCCACAAGCGAGCCGTGCTGGCGTTGGAGCACATGTTTGCCCCCGTGCTCGATGGAGCCTTCTCCACCCTGTTGGGTGTCCTGATGCTCGCTGGCTCTGAGTTCGACTTTATTGTCAG GTATTTCTTCGCAGTGTTGGCCATTCTAACTGTTCTCGGAGTGCTGAATGGACTGGTCCTTCTTCCAGTATTACTGTCATACTTTGGGCCCTATCCAGAG GTGTCTCCAGTCGATGGTGGTAGCCGGTTACAAACTCCATCCCCAGAGACCCCTCCTCACGTGGTCCACTTCTCAGTCCGCCCTCACCGCACCCCCgcggccaccaccaccaccaccaccaccgcctcTGGTGCAGCTTCGGACCTGTCGGACTCGGAGTACAGCTCTAACACCACGGTGTCCGGCATCAGCCAGGAGATGCAGAACTACAGCCTGCCGTCGCACAGAGGACAGCCCCGAACGGACGAGCAACAGTACCACCTCCAGGCCAGCAGGGGCCGAGGGGTCAGGacagaagaggaaaggagagcgGGGTCCGGGCACAGGCGCTCGGCCAGACCGCCTGAGCCTGCTGCCTATACTGTGTCTTCG TCCTCTCAGGGTTGTGATTCTGGGCCCCAGCCCAGGACCACTCACCGCAACAGCAGCAGGGATCCCAAGAGCCAGCTGCATTGGCAGGCCCCGCCCCCAGCCCGCCCGCGCACGGACGCTTTTGAGACTGCTACTGAGGCTGGGGGCCACCGCGGCTCACACAGCCATAGAGAACGCTCAGCAGGCCACAGAGCCCGCTCGTCCCACAACCCACAGCCCAATCATCACCTCccgcgccaccaccaccaccacccccccaaccccgccCCGTATTGCCAACCTATCACCACGGTAACGGCGTCGGCCTCCGTCACTGTCGCTGTCCACCCGGCCCCGTTGTCCAGCCATGGGCCTCCCGCTTCTTCTCACCCGGGATACGCTGCAACAGACAGTCACTGCCCGTCAGGGACGGAGTGCCCCGAGCCGGCCTCCCCGGACCCACATGTGCCCCTGGACACCCACGGAGGGGCCAGAGGGGTCAACGCGGAGGCCATGGAGCTTCAGGACTGGGAGTTTGAGGCAGACGACAGCGACAGTGGCAGACGGGCGAGCTGA